One Gossypium raimondii isolate GPD5lz chromosome 3, ASM2569854v1, whole genome shotgun sequence genomic window carries:
- the LOC105796523 gene encoding receptor-like protein 9a isoform X5: MMMMMEWKWYLWFIRMAVMLLVLERCSWCTTDACLEHERIALLHLKPFFNYRNQLQSWVEVKGSDCCKWERVECNTTTRRLIQLSLNSTKWEDNMEYVMDNRNLNAWYLNASMFLPFEELKRLYLSGNVIGGSLENEGFGKLSSTLSNLEILDLSENYLNDSILLSLSELSSLRYLDLSINKFEGSSHLRGFQLLSRLNNLETLDLSGNSLKNTILFHMRNISSLKTLRLSANQLKGRLDHIHGLNNLTNLKYLDLSDNNIESISNKGFQLLSRLNNLETLDLSRNSFKNSILFHMRHLSSLKTLRLSGNQLKGRLDHIQGLNNLTNLKYLDLSWNDIESISNKDGTQWRLTNLEELDLSGNLFRNNTISFPQGFSSLKSLTLSYNDLQGSLDTKGLSNLTNLKKLDLSGNQIESFQSFKDGGRILELTHLEELNLDDNLFNTSVFASLNKLSNLKSLSLWGNELKGSIDMKELNVSSNVEELYLDHSTLNTNILQGIGVLSSLKTLSLYDCGLIGPLPNHGWCDLRNLEVLDVSGNALEGMLPHCFSNLTSLRELDISGNHFQIPLSFAPFANLSNLKALLSNENKMVTEPSFYTSIPKFQLEVISLPKCITSQQLSCKLPTFLYYQYDLRYVDLSHNNFSGTVPTWLLENNTKLEDLILKGNSFTGPLSLPSAPNSKVSLIDISQNKLQGQIPANVCSPFPHLSLLFLSKNAFEGDIPPCLSGMKDLSILDLSNNQLSGRVPEELITKNSLTILRLSNNNLSGHVLPVILNANGLSKLYLDGNNFSGEMANVDVSISEFPTSLREINLRNNKFYGNLPRWMGNVSFLERLALSQNGFEGSIPMEFCNLNRLEFLDLSENNLFGSIPSCFNTLNIKHVHLHGSRLSGPLPIAFYNISSLVTLDLRGNNLTGSIPKWIGTLSSLSVLLLKDNHFHGEVPVQLCKLDSLNIIDLSQNMFSGIIPSCLGNLTLSTETNKILTDSKIRPRLTGDGLAKTLGALGNYYYPEGYLEEVIEFTTKSGFLSYEGNILIYMTGIDLSCNNLTGHIPPELGNLSEIYSLNLSHNKLTGVIPSSLAKLHQIESLDLSYNNLSGEIPNQLVELNSLEVFSVAYNNLSGSIPEPKAQFGTFIENSYEGNLFLCGAILHKSCSKTDSPSTISTVSEDKGEDGLIGTYDFCVSFLVSYVVVLLTIFVVLYINPYWRRVWFSLIGKCITTCRYSNVGNFLTYHIFKQCV, encoded by the exons atgatgatgatgatggagtGGAAATGGTACTTATGGTTTATTAGGATGGCAGTAATGTTGTTGGTGTTAGAAAGATGCAGTTGGTGTACTACTGATGCTTGTTTGGAGCATGAGAGAATCGCTCTCTTGCATCTCAAGCCTTTCTTCAATTATCGTAATCAATTGCAAAGTTGGGTTGAGGTGAAGGGTTCAGATTGTTGTAAATGGGAAAGAGTTGAGTGTAACACCACCACTAGGAGACTCATACAACTCTCCCTTAATTCTACAAAATGGGAAGACAATATGGAATACGTCATGGATAATAGGAATCTCAATGCCTGGTATCTCAATGCCTCTATGTTTCTTCCTTTTGAGGAATTGAAGAGACTTTATTTGTCGGGAAATGTCATAGGTGGTAGCCTTGAAAATGAAG GCTTTGGAAAACTATCATCCACATTGAGTAATTTGGAGATCCTTGACTTAAGTGAAAATTACTTGAATGATAGCATTTTGTTATCTTTGAGTGAGCTTTCATCTCTCCGGTATTTAGATCTATCAATCAACAAATTTGAAGGATCAAGTCATCTAAGAG gtTTTCAATTGCTTTCAAGACTCAATAACTTGGAAACTCTTGATTTAAGTGGGAATTCTTTGAAGAATACCATTCTGTTCCATATGAGAAATATTTCATCCTTGAAGACTTTAAGATTGAGCGCTAATCAGTTGAAAGGAAGGCTGGATCATATTCACG GATTGAATAATTTGACAAACTTGAAGTACTTGGATTTAAGTGACAACAACATTGAAAGCATCTCAAACAAAG gTTTTCAATTGCTTTCAAGACTCAATAACTTGGAAACTCTCGATTTAAGTCGGAATTCTTTTAAGAATAGCATTTTGTTCCATATGAGACATCTTTCATCCTTGAAGACTTTAAGATTGAGCGGTAATCAGTTGAAAGGAAGGCTGGATCATATTCAAG GATTgaataatttgacaaatttgAAGTACTTGGATTTAAGTTGGAACGACATTGAAAGCATCTCAAACAAAG ATGGAACACAATGGAGGCTAACAAACTTAGAGGAACTTGATTTGAGTGGTAATCTCTTTCGGAACAACACAATTTCCTTTCCTCAAGGGTTTTCAAGCCTAAAGTCTTTGACTTTGTCCTACAACGATTTGCAAGGCTCATTAGATACTAAAG GATTGAgcaatttaacaaatttgaaGAAACTCGATTTAAGTGGGAATCAAATTGAAAGCTTTCAATCCTTTAAAG ATGGTGGTAGAATATTGGAGTTGACCCACTTGGAAGAGCTTAATTTAGATGACAATCTCTTCAATACTAGTGTATTTGCATCCCTTAACAAgctttcaaatttgaaatcttTGAGCCTATGGGGCAATGAATTGAAAGGATCAATAGATATGAAAg AATTAAATGTGTCGAGCAATGTGGAGGAATTATATCTTGACCATTCTACTCTCAACACCAACATTTTGCAAGGCATTGGAGTACTCAGTTCTCTTAAAACTCTGTCGTTATATGATTGTGGACTTATCGGTCCCTTACCTAATCATG gATGGTGTGATCTAAGGAACCTTGAAGTGTTGGATGTGAGTGGGAATGCACTTGAGGGGATGCTTCCTCATTGTTTCAGTAACTTGACATCTCTTCGTGAGTTAGATATTTCAGGAAACCATTTTCAAATTCCGTTGTCATTCGCACCATTTGCAAACCTTTCAAACCTCAAAGCCCTCTTGAGTAATGAAAACAAGATGGTAACGGAACCTTCCTTTTATACCTCAATCCCAAAGTTCCAATTGGAAGTCATTAGTTTGCCAAAGTGCATAACATCTCAACAGCTCAGTTGTAAGCTTCCTACCTTCCTTTACTACCAATATGACTTGAGATATGTGGATCTTTCTCATAACAATTTCAGCGGAACAGTCCCAACTTGGTTGTTAGAAAACAACACAAAGTTAGAAGATCTCATCTTGAAGGGTAATTCATTTACCGGTCCTCTCTCATTACCGTCAGCTCCTAACTCTAAAGTGTCTTTAATTGACATATCCCAAAACAAATTGCAAGGTCAGATTCCAGCCAACGTGTGTTCACCTTTTCCACATTTGAGCCTATTGTTCTTATCCAAGAATGCCTTCGAAGGTGATATCCCTCCTTGTTTGAGTGGCATGAAGGATTTATCGATTTTAGATTTATCAAACAATCAATTGTCTGGAAGAGTACCTGAAGAGTTAATCACAAAAAACTCGTTGACCATTTTGAGACTATCAAACAACAACCTCAGTGGACATGTGCTTCCTGTGATTCTCAATGCAAATGGGCTGTCAAAATTATATTTGGATGGAAATAATTTTTCTGGGGAGATGGCAAATGTTGATGTCTCTATTTCTGAGTTTCCAACTTCACTAAGGGAAATCAATCTCAGAAATAACAAGTTTTATGGAAACCTCCCAAGATGGATGGGGAATGTGTCATTTTTGGAGAGATTAGCTTTGTCCCAAAATGGTTTCGAGGGTTCTATTCCAATGGAATTTTGCAACTTGAATCGCTTGGAATTTTTGGATCTCTCTGAAAACAATTTATTTGGCTCTATACCGTCCTGCTTTAATACCCTAAACATAAAGCATGTCCACCTGCACGGGAGTAGACTAAGTGGCCCACTACCAATCGCTTTTTATAATATCTCTTCACTGGTTACGTTAGATCTTAGAGGAAACAATTTGACTGGTAGTATTCCAAAATGGATTGGCACACTTTCTTCATTGAGTGTTCTTCTCTTGAAAGATAATCATTTTCATGGTGAAGTTCCAGTTCAGTTATGCAAGTTGGATTCTTTAAACATCATAGATCTTTCTCAAAATATGTTTTCTGGTATTATACCTTCTTGTTTGGGAAATTTAACCCTTTCAACGGAAACAAATAAGATTCTAACTGATTCGAAAATTAGACCAAGGTTAACAGGGGATGGATTAGCGAAAACATTGGGAGCTCTTGGAAATTATTACTATCCTGAAGGCTACTTAGAAGAAGTAATAGAGTTCACAACAAAGAGTGGGTTCTTATCGTACGAGGGAAACATCCTTATATATATGACCGGGATTGATTTATCTTGCAACAACTTAACTGGTCATATCCCACCAGAATTAGGGAACTTAAGTGAAATCTATTCTTTAAACTTGTCGCATAATAAGTTGACAGGAGTTATACCCTCATCATTAGCAAAACTTCATCAAATTGAGAGTTTGGACCTTTCTTACAACAATTTGAGTGGTGAAATCCCCAACCAGTTGGTAGAGTTGAACTCTTTGGAGGTTTTCAGCGTGGCATACAACAACTTGTCAGGTAGTATTCCCGAACCAAAAGCTCAATTTGGGACCTTTATTGAAAACAGTTATGAGGGAAATCTTTTTCTTTGTGGAGCTATATTGCATAAAAGTTGTTCCAAAACCGATTCACCATCAACGATATCAACTGTATCAGAAGATAAAGGAGAAGATGGTTTGATAGGTACTTATGATTTTTGTGTGAGCTTTTTGGTTTCTTATGTAGTTGTGTTGTTGACAATTTTTGTTGTCCTCTACATAAATCCATACTGGCGAAGAGTTTGGTTTTCTCTCATTGGGAAATGCATCACCACCTGTCGCTACTCAAATGTGGGCAATTTTCTTACTTATCACATTTTCAAGCAATGTGTTTAG
- the LOC128039709 gene encoding receptor-like protein 56, with translation MFSGPIPSCLGNLSLPIQMKRILETGFYGPSIEEDESTRIMIGNLEMDSYYPLSYLEEVIEFTTKSGFYSYNGDILSYMTGIDLSCNNLTSHIPPELGNLSEIHSLNLSHNKLTGVIPSSFSKLQHIESLDLSYNNLSGEIPYQLVELNSLEVFSVAYNNLSGSIPKPKAQFGTFIENSYEGNPFLCGDILHKSCSKTDSPSTISTVSEDKGEDGLIGTYDFFVSFLVSYVVVLLTIFVVLYINPYW, from the coding sequence ATGTTTTCTGGTCCTATACCTTCTTGTTTGGGAAATTTATCTCTTCCAATACAAATGAAGAGGATTCTAGAAACTGGGTTCTATGGGCCATCTATAGAAGAGGATGAATCAACACGCATTATGATAGGAAACCTGGAAATGGATTCTTACTATCCTCTAAGCTACTTAGAAGAAGTAATAGAGTTCACAACAAAGAGTGGGTTCTATTCGTACAATGGCGACATCCTTTCATATATGACTGGGATTGATTTATCTTGCAACAACTTAACTAGTCATATCCCACCAGAATTAGGGAACTTGAGTGAAATCCATTCTTTAAACTTGTCACACAATAAGTTGACCGGAGTTATACCCTCATCATTCTCAAAACTTCAGCACATTGAGAGTTTGGACCTTTCTTACAACAACTTGAGTGGTGAAATCCCCTATCAATTGGTAGAGTTGAACTCTTTGGAGGTTTTCAGCGTGGCATACAACAACTTGTCAGGTAGTATTCCCAAACCAAAAGCTCAATTTGGGACCTTTATTGAAAACAGTTATGAGGGAAATCCTTTTCTTTGTGGAGATATATTGCATAAAAGTTGTTCCAAAACTGATTCACCATCAACGATATCAACTGTATCAGAAGATAAAGGAGAAGATGGTTTGATAGgtacttatgatttttttgtgagcttttTGGTTTCTTATGTAGTTGTGTTGTTGACAATTTTTGTTGTCCTCTACATAAATCCATACTGGTGA